The following coding sequences lie in one Treponema socranskii subsp. buccale genomic window:
- the tkt gene encoding transketolase, whose protein sequence is MNEKAIKAVAASVRSLSMDAIQKANSGHPGIPLGAAELAAVLYGDILKHNPADSKWADRDRFLISAGHGSMWLYAILHLAGYKVTLDDIKSFRQVGSKCPGHPEYGATDGVENTSGPLGQGMAMAVGSAIAETMLAARFNTASRKIVDHYTYSLVGEGCLQEGVASEASSLAGHLKLGKLIVFYDENKISIDGSTDIAFTDDIEKRYEAYGWQILKGSMYEPENIIKLTEEAKQCTDKPTLIMLTSVIGKYAPKQGTPDVHGAPLGADGVKAAKEAIGLPSDKDFYVFPEAYDYFAAKKAVYAEREAEWKKEFEAWSEENPELRKEWDAFHTDAPTSDVPDVSFKVGDSLATRDASGKEIVVIAKRYGNVVGGSADLTGPNKTKIDDLDGVYSPENRKGRMIEFGIREFAMSAISAGISLHGGLRPFCATFLVFSDYLRPSLRVVSLMKQPVIYVFTHDSIYVGEDGPTHQPVETLASLRAIPGVQVLRPGDAEETVEAWKMAYESKDHPVCLALTRQKLTVYEKADKDWKKTIRTGAYVVQEGSAAPDITVLASGSEVNTALEAAKLVPEKKIRIVSVIDLKRFSEADDAVRNKIIGSAKRVVAAEAGIGTEWFRFVKDRSDIFCIETFGESGPAEKVAEHLHFTASDLAKLLKR, encoded by the coding sequence ATGAACGAAAAAGCGATTAAGGCCGTTGCGGCGAGCGTACGCAGCCTTTCGATGGATGCCATTCAAAAGGCGAATTCGGGGCATCCGGGTATCCCGCTCGGAGCTGCGGAATTGGCGGCCGTTCTTTACGGCGACATATTAAAGCACAATCCCGCCGATTCGAAGTGGGCAGACCGCGACCGTTTTTTGATTTCCGCGGGACACGGCTCTATGTGGCTGTATGCGATTTTGCATCTTGCGGGCTACAAAGTGACGCTCGACGACATAAAGAGTTTTCGCCAAGTAGGTTCGAAGTGTCCGGGTCACCCCGAATACGGCGCGACGGACGGCGTTGAAAACACGAGCGGCCCGCTCGGACAGGGTATGGCGATGGCGGTCGGCTCGGCAATCGCGGAAACGATGCTTGCCGCGCGATTCAATACGGCTTCTCGTAAAATCGTCGATCACTATACGTATTCGCTCGTCGGCGAAGGCTGCCTCCAGGAAGGCGTCGCCTCCGAAGCGTCGAGTCTCGCGGGACACTTGAAGCTCGGAAAGCTCATCGTATTTTACGACGAAAATAAAATCAGCATAGACGGTTCGACCGATATCGCTTTTACCGATGATATCGAAAAGCGCTACGAAGCGTACGGCTGGCAGATTTTGAAAGGTTCGATGTACGAACCTGAAAACATTATTAAATTGACTGAAGAGGCGAAACAATGCACCGATAAGCCGACGCTCATCATGCTTACGTCGGTCATCGGAAAATACGCACCGAAGCAGGGCACGCCCGACGTACACGGCGCTCCCCTCGGTGCCGATGGCGTAAAGGCTGCGAAGGAAGCGATCGGTTTGCCTTCCGACAAAGACTTTTACGTGTTCCCCGAAGCGTACGATTATTTTGCCGCAAAAAAAGCGGTGTACGCGGAGCGCGAAGCGGAATGGAAAAAAGAGTTCGAAGCGTGGTCTGAAGAAAATCCCGAACTTCGAAAAGAGTGGGATGCTTTCCATACCGACGCTCCCACGAGCGACGTTCCGGACGTTTCATTCAAAGTCGGAGACTCTCTTGCAACGCGCGATGCGAGCGGTAAAGAGATCGTCGTGATCGCAAAGCGCTACGGAAATGTCGTCGGCGGCTCGGCGGATTTAACCGGGCCGAATAAAACGAAGATTGACGACTTGGACGGAGTTTATTCGCCCGAAAATCGAAAAGGGCGCATGATCGAATTCGGCATCCGCGAGTTTGCGATGTCGGCGATCAGCGCGGGCATCAGTCTGCACGGAGGTCTTCGCCCGTTCTGTGCGACTTTCCTCGTGTTCAGCGATTACCTTCGTCCCTCGCTGCGCGTCGTCTCCCTCATGAAGCAGCCGGTCATATACGTTTTTACGCACGATTCTATTTACGTCGGCGAAGACGGACCGACGCACCAGCCGGTCGAAACGCTCGCTTCTCTCCGTGCGATCCCCGGCGTACAAGTGCTCCGTCCCGGCGATGCCGAAGAGACGGTCGAAGCGTGGAAGATGGCCTACGAAAGCAAAGATCATCCGGTTTGCCTTGCGCTGACGCGGCAAAAACTTACGGTATACGAAAAAGCCGACAAAGACTGGAAAAAGACGATCCGCACGGGCGCCTACGTCGTGCAGGAAGGAAGCGCCGCTCCGGATATTACCGTTCTCGCATCGGGCTCCGAAGTGAATACGGCGCTTGAAGCGGCAAAGCTCGTTCCCGAAAAAAAGATACGCATCGTATCGGTTATCGATTTGAAGCGATTTTCCGAAGCGGACGATGCGGTGCGAAACAAAATCATCGGAAGTGCGAAGCGCGTCGTCGCCGCAGAAGCGGGTATCGGTACGGAGTGGTTCCGCTTCGTAAAAGATCGCAGCGATATCTTCTGTATCGAAACCTTCGGCGAATCGGGGCCGGCGGAAAAAGTTGCGGAGCATTTGCACTTTACCGCTTCCGATCTTGCAAAACTGCTGAAGCGCTAA
- a CDS encoding CBS domain-containing protein — protein MIVKDVMTRNPVYVSPETTLTEAKALMTKKAINKLPVIDKNDRLAGIITKNDLAKAGPSDATTLDMYEIGYLLSKLTVEKIMTKKVVTVSENEIVEEAARIMVDNQIGCLPVMKDDILIGIVTESDLFHLFTNMFGARHEGVRVTISSADKPGQLAKIAEKIAALNGNIVSVVTDELKEPGVRRLTIKATDITLERMQSILSDCGVSVEDIRVV, from the coding sequence ATGATTGTAAAAGATGTGATGACGCGAAACCCGGTGTACGTTTCTCCGGAGACGACGCTTACGGAAGCCAAAGCGCTTATGACGAAAAAGGCCATCAACAAGCTGCCCGTCATCGATAAAAACGACAGACTTGCCGGCATCATCACAAAAAACGATTTGGCGAAAGCCGGTCCGTCCGACGCGACCACTCTCGATATGTATGAAATCGGCTATCTGCTTTCGAAGCTTACCGTCGAAAAAATCATGACGAAAAAAGTCGTCACGGTTTCCGAAAACGAAATCGTCGAAGAAGCGGCGCGTATCATGGTCGACAATCAAATCGGATGTCTTCCCGTTATGAAAGACGATATCCTCATCGGTATCGTAACCGAAAGCGATCTGTTTCACCTGTTTACCAATATGTTCGGTGCCCGCCACGAAGGAGTGCGCGTGACGATAAGCAGCGCCGACAAGCCCGGTCAGCTCGCAAAGATCGCCGAAAAGATCGCGGCGCTCAACGGCAATATCGTTTCCGTCGTTACCGACGAACTGAAAGAGCCCGGCGTGCGCCGCCTTACGATAAAAGCGACCGACATAACGCTCGAGCGGATGCAGTCGATACTTTCGGATTGCGGCGTTTCCGTAGAAGATATCCGCGTCGTGTGA